A window of the Branchiostoma floridae strain S238N-H82 chromosome 12, Bfl_VNyyK, whole genome shotgun sequence genome harbors these coding sequences:
- the LOC118427287 gene encoding proline-rich protein 36-like isoform X3, whose protein sequence is MTGPPMAPGLPATAAPPFQQSPQAQGIPRPAWATSPGGQVAPGETMIPGQFSPVGNIRPPSAAQVPAFSFTAQQMGQQNRMPMPSPGGFVRPPQDQLPFRPDQVPSNAGGPPEQGGFPPTPQNFPRGFPPGFHPDGSSGFPGNQGPPGPMQGQMLPSMQVRGGATRLPVHHLLHNAGLAQSAGGGDPNLQGRDVTQSSPLLVNLLQNDISGNPNISLAISRTTQSLMQQGGMQGNLQQQLAMLQQSGLLPQGNMASPGALQNMLQQAGMLQQQQEQQQQQQPPPKKPAKRRDRSRARQRNKSNQQAEAGLHNVPPLPSPQAAMSPALSAGSPALSASPNLSASPSMAGAGAGGMASPSTQHFPTAPSPSLQQGFPSTSSPSLPQGFARNSSPAIQNNFPTTSSPAVPPNYPATSSPAVPPNFPPSSSPMQQGFPPSSSPAMQLPTSTQSMHPGFPATSASGMPPGFPPSSGAGPHFQPPSSVAMQQPGFPGMPGHGNMTQNFPNNPSPSYQQAMSGSSASPMHTPFSNAPSPTMQQNFPRTSQSQSQPPIPQNFQSPFPNRPPQPGMQQFSNHSQMFPNLPPNAQSPFPNQRFPNPNSAQPPFPMTSSPSQQPQFPNMSQQQRFPPSSSPNFQSPFPNSSTPNSSMAAFINQMQNSAAKAMSAMPNANVPPQMLNMREGGPRGMNEGPSPLASLSNQVGQVPQPPMPPGMGQQRSPGANKQQAMPPGGVKDVPFDPPTSAHSFLQGQAEFQSAFLRYVQSQQRQPPPRGGRRASPGAASSPGMAGLGPRGAPTPPRLPAPQHGMMFPHPGGPGQAPGSASPHQPTMEPPLGPGAPPTGSMGPNNGTPKVPDKLSETPTSNTTTPPGEGTPLPLGHPPMGPPLGQNGSAQPPPVTTAPSPGTGAPPLGAARATPPGAAAAPTPGVGGPPPGSGAPPHVTTAPPPVTAAPPLGAGGPPPRMGAPLPIPPPGAAAPPPGEASPPPGAGGPSPRGSNLSPRMAAPMSQSSSPTAGKTPGPDTSQQNQSLPDPSIQNQSQPDQAEKSGPAGDNTASPAAQTPAETSHGQPQVPSELPGGNGTAPRTAAEPEKPSSASQQPVTHESVPVSSTETPCSTDGPVQSVASSQQSTEVKQKVEEKTPTAETGNKDLPPAGETGTAGPTQQAGKDSETTAAVQKDQPGGAESSSTANENPGQPASDSTPGADEKKEEEKAPEVPPPSQEPTAKKRELPKDLEEKGPSPHKQSKS, encoded by the exons ATGACAGGACCCCCCATGGCCCCTGGTCTCCCCGCCACCGCTGCCCCACCCTTCCAACAGTCCCCCCAGGCCCAGGGCATCCCCCGACCTGCCTGGGCAACTTCCCCAGGGGGGCAGGTCGCTCCAG GTGAGACTATGATACCTGGACAGTTCTCTCCTGTGGGGAACATCCGACCCCCCTCAGCTGCCCAGGTGCCTGCCTTCAGCTTCACAGCCCAGCAGATGGGCCAACAGAACAG GATGCCAATGCCTTCACCAGGGGGGTTTGTACGACCCCCACAGGACCAACTGCCCTTCAGACCTGACCAGGTGCCTTCTAACGCAG GAGGGCCCCCAGAGCAGGGTGGTTTTCCTCCGACCCCACAAAACTTTCCAAGAGGTTTCCCCCCTGGTTTTCACCCAGATGGTAGCTCCGGTTTCCCTGGTAACCAGGGACCACCGGGCCCCATGCAAGGACAG ATGCTTCCCTCCATGCAGGTGCGAGGTGGCGCGACCCGGCTCCCAGTACACCATCTCCTGCACAATGCCGGGCTGGCCCAATCTGCCGGCGGGGGGGACCCCAACCTGCAGGGGAGAGACGTGACCCAGAGTAGCCCACTACTAGTGAACCTGCTGCAGAATGACATCTCAGGGAATCCCAACATTTCACTAGCAATATCTCGTACAACACAGTCACTCATGCAG CAGGGAGGTATGCAGGGgaacctgcagcagcagctggccATGCTGCAGCAGAGCGGACTGCTGCCGCAGGGAAACATGGCGTCCCCTGGCGCCCTGCAGAACATGCTGCAGCAGGCCGGGATGTTACAGCAGCagcaagaacaacaacaacagcagcagcctCCGCCTAAGAAGCCGGCTAAGCGCCGCGACCGTTCGCGGGCACGACAGCGAAACAAGTCCAACCAGCAGGCAGAAGCGGGGCTCCATAATGTTCCTCCCCTCCCATCCCCGCAGGCCGCCATGTCGCCAGCCTTATCGGCCGGGTCGCCGGCTCTGTCGGCCTCCCCTAACCTTTCCGCCTCCCCGTCTATGGCAGGGGCAGGGGCAGGGGGGATGGCGTCCCCCAGTACACAACACTTCCCCACCGCCCCGTCCCCTTCCCTCCAGCAGGGATTCCCCAGTACGTCCTCACCATCCCTACCCCAGGGGTTCGCAAGAAACTCATCCCCAGCCATCCAGAACAACTTCCCGACGACATCCTCTCCGGCTGTTCCACCTAACTACCCTGCTACCTCCTCCCCGGCTGTTCCACCTAACTTCCCACCTTCCTCCTCCCCCATGCAGCAAGGGTTTCCGCCCAGCTCCTCCCCTGCGATGCAGCTCCCTACCAGTACCCAATCCATGCATCCGGGATTCCCCGCGACCTCCGCGTCCGGCATGCCTCCCGGCTTCCCTCCTTCGTCCGGCGCCGGGCCTCACTTCCAACCCCCATCCTCGGTTGCCATGCAACAGCCAGGCTTCCCGggtatgcccggccacggcaACATGACCCAAAACTTCCCTAACAACCCCTCCCCTTCGTACCAACAAGCCATGAGCGGTTCATCCGCATCCCCCATGCACACTCCCTTCTCCAACGCTCCCTCCCCCACCATGCAGCAGAACTTCCCTCGCACCTCTCAATCTCAATCCCAACCCCCCATCCCGCAAAACTTCCAATCCCCCTTCCCTAACCGGCCCCCTCAACCCGGGATGCAGCAGTTCTCCAACCACTCACAAATGTTTCCCAACCTCCCTCCCAACGCTCAGTCCCCGTTCCCTAACCAACGTTTCCCCAACCCTAACTCTGCCCAACCACCCTTCCCCATGACGTCCTCCCCCTCGCAGCAGCCACAGTTCCCTAACATGTCACAGCAGCAGAGATTCCCTCCGTCCTCTTCGCCTAACTTCCAGTCCCCGTTCCCTAACTCCTCCACTCCTAACTCCTCCATGGCGGCATTCATCAACCAGATGCAGAACTCCGCAGCCAAGGCCATGTCCGCCATGCCGAACGCCAACGTTCCGCCGCAGATGTTGAACATGAGGGAAGGGGGCCCCAGGGGGATGAACGAGGGGCCCAGCCCGCTGGCCAGTCTCAGTAACCAGGTGGGGCAGGTGCCGCAGCCGCCGATGCCACCTGGCATGGGGCAGCAGCGGTCTCCAGGTGCTAACAAACAGCAGGCCATGCCACCTG GTGGAGTAAAGGATGTGCCCTTTGACCCCCCGACGTCGGCGCACAGTTTCCTCCAGGGCCAGGCGGAGTTCCAGTCAGCGTTCCTGCGCTATGTCCAGAGTCAGCAGAGACAGCCCCCTCCCCGTGGGGGGCGTAGGGCGTCACCAGGGGCCGCTTCGTCCCCGGGGATGGCAGGACTCGGACCCAGGGGGGCTCCGACTCCACCTAGACTGCCTGCACCGCAACATGGGATGATGTtcccccaccccgggggacctggGCAAGCCCCTGGGTCAGCTTCCCCTCACCAGCCTACAATGGAACCTCCCCTGGGGCCAGGTGCCCCTCCCACCGGATCAATGGGACCAAATAACGGGACACCAAAAGTGCCTGATAAACTATCAGAGACACCTACGAGCAATACCACAACCCCCCCTGGGGAGGGAACGCCCCTTCCCCTGGGGCATCCCCCTATGGGACCACCACTGGGGCAGAACGGGTCTGCACAGCCACCCCCTGTAACAACTGCACCATCCCCTGGGACAGGTGCACCACCCCTTGGGGCAGCAAGAGCAACACCCCCTGGGGCAGCAGCCGCACCAACCCCTGGGGTAGGAGGACCACCCCCAGGATCAGGAGCACCACCACATGTGACAACAGCACCACCACCTGTGACAGCAGCACCACCCCTAGGGGCAGGAGGACCACCTCCTAGGATGGGAGCACCACTCCCTATACCACCCCCTGGGGCAGCAGCACCACCCCCTGGGGAAGCATCACCACCCCCTGGGGCAGGAGGACCATCCCCCAGGGGCTCAAACCTCTCCCCCAGGATGGCAGCACCAATGTCTCAGAGTTCCTCCCCTACTGCAGGGAAGACACCAGGCCCAG ATACCAGTCAACAAAACCAGTCTCTACCagatccatccatccaaaacCAGTCTCAGCCAGATCAGGCTGAAAAGTCTGGGCCAGCAGGTGACAACACAGCCTCACCAGCTGCGCAGACACCTGCAGAAACATCACACGGTCAGCCGCAGGTCCCGTCAGAGCTGCCAGGGGGAAACGGAACTGCGCCGAGGACTGCGGCAGAACCCGAAAAACCCAGTTCAGCTTCTCAGCAACCGGTTACACATG AGTCTGTCCCAGTGAGCTCCACAGAGACCCCATGTTCAACGGATGGCCCTGTACAAAGTGTTGCTTCTTCTCAACAAAGCACAGAGGTCAAG cAGAAAGTGGAGGAAAAAACCCCAACAGCAGAGACTGGTAACAAAGATCTCCCCCCAGCAGGTGAGACAGGAACTGCAGGACCAACACAACAGGCAGGGAAGGACTCAGAAACAACAGCTGCAGTACAGAAGGATCAGCCAGGTGGCGCTGAAAGTTCTAGCACTGCAAACGAAAACCCTGGTCAACCTGCCTCAGACAGTACACCTGGAGCAG atgaaaagaaagaagaagaaaaagccCCAGAAGTCCCACCTCCATCTCAGGAGCCGACGGCCAAGAAACGGGAGTTACCTAAAGATCTAG aAGAGAAGGGCCCCTCTCCACACAAGCAGAGCAAGTCGTAG
- the LOC118427287 gene encoding proline-rich protein 36-like isoform X4 → MTGPPMAPGLPATAAPPFQQSPQAQGIPRPAWATSPGGQVAPGETMIPGQFSPVGNIRPPSAAQVPAFSFTAQQMGQQNRMPMPSPGGFVRPPQDQLPFRPDQVPSNAGGPPEQGGFPPTPQNFPRGFPPGFHPDGSSGFPGNQGPPGPMQGQMLPSMQVRGGATRLPVHHLLHNAGLAQSAGGGDPNLQGRDVTQSSPLLVNLLQNDISGNPNISLAISRTTQSLMQQGGMQGNLQQQLAMLQQSGLLPQGNMASPGALQNMLQQAGMLQQQQEQQQQQQPPPKKPAKRRDRSRARQRNKSNQQAEAGLHNVPPLPSPQAAMSPALSAGSPALSASPNLSASPSMAGAGAGGMASPSTQHFPTAPSPSLQQGFPSTSSPSLPQGFARNSSPAIQNNFPTTSSPAVPPNYPATSSPAVPPNFPPSSSPMQQGFPPSSSPAMQLPTSTQSMHPGFPATSASGMPPGFPPSSGAGPHFQPPSSVAMQQPGFPGMPGHGNMTQNFPNNPSPSYQQAMSGSSASPMHTPFSNAPSPTMQQNFPRTSQSQSQPPIPQNFQSPFPNRPPQPGMQQFSNHSQMFPNLPPNAQSPFPNQRFPNPNSAQPPFPMTSSPSQQPQFPNMSQQQRFPPSSSPNFQSPFPNSSTPNSSMAAFINQMQNSAAKAMSAMPNANVPPQMLNMREGGPRGMNEGPSPLASLSNQVGQVPQPPMPPGMGQQRSPGANKQQAMPPGGVKDVPFDPPTSAHSFLQGQAEFQSAFLRYVQSQQRQPPPRGGRRASPGAASSPGMAGLGPRGAPTPPRLPAPQHGMMFPHPGGPGQAPGSASPHQPTMEPPLGPGAPPTGSMGPNNGTPKVPDKLSETPTSNTTTPPGEGTPLPLGHPPMGPPLGQNGSAQPPPVTTAPSPGTGAPPLGAARATPPGAAAAPTPGVGGPPPGSGAPPHVTTAPPPVTAAPPLGAGGPPPRMGAPLPIPPPGAAAPPPGEASPPPGAGGPSPRGSNLSPRMAAPMSQSSSPTAGKTPGPDTSQQNQSLPDPSIQNQSQPDQAEKSGPAGDNTASPAAQTPAETSHGQPQVPSELPGGNGTAPRTAAEPEKPSSASQQPVTHESVPVSSTETPCSTDGPVQSVASSQQSTEVKKVEEKTPTAETGNKDLPPAGETGTAGPTQQAGKDSETTAAVQKDQPGGAESSSTANENPGQPASDSTPGADEKKEEEKAPEVPPPSQEPTAKKRELPKDLEEKGPSPHKQSKS, encoded by the exons ATGACAGGACCCCCCATGGCCCCTGGTCTCCCCGCCACCGCTGCCCCACCCTTCCAACAGTCCCCCCAGGCCCAGGGCATCCCCCGACCTGCCTGGGCAACTTCCCCAGGGGGGCAGGTCGCTCCAG GTGAGACTATGATACCTGGACAGTTCTCTCCTGTGGGGAACATCCGACCCCCCTCAGCTGCCCAGGTGCCTGCCTTCAGCTTCACAGCCCAGCAGATGGGCCAACAGAACAG GATGCCAATGCCTTCACCAGGGGGGTTTGTACGACCCCCACAGGACCAACTGCCCTTCAGACCTGACCAGGTGCCTTCTAACGCAG GAGGGCCCCCAGAGCAGGGTGGTTTTCCTCCGACCCCACAAAACTTTCCAAGAGGTTTCCCCCCTGGTTTTCACCCAGATGGTAGCTCCGGTTTCCCTGGTAACCAGGGACCACCGGGCCCCATGCAAGGACAG ATGCTTCCCTCCATGCAGGTGCGAGGTGGCGCGACCCGGCTCCCAGTACACCATCTCCTGCACAATGCCGGGCTGGCCCAATCTGCCGGCGGGGGGGACCCCAACCTGCAGGGGAGAGACGTGACCCAGAGTAGCCCACTACTAGTGAACCTGCTGCAGAATGACATCTCAGGGAATCCCAACATTTCACTAGCAATATCTCGTACAACACAGTCACTCATGCAG CAGGGAGGTATGCAGGGgaacctgcagcagcagctggccATGCTGCAGCAGAGCGGACTGCTGCCGCAGGGAAACATGGCGTCCCCTGGCGCCCTGCAGAACATGCTGCAGCAGGCCGGGATGTTACAGCAGCagcaagaacaacaacaacagcagcagcctCCGCCTAAGAAGCCGGCTAAGCGCCGCGACCGTTCGCGGGCACGACAGCGAAACAAGTCCAACCAGCAGGCAGAAGCGGGGCTCCATAATGTTCCTCCCCTCCCATCCCCGCAGGCCGCCATGTCGCCAGCCTTATCGGCCGGGTCGCCGGCTCTGTCGGCCTCCCCTAACCTTTCCGCCTCCCCGTCTATGGCAGGGGCAGGGGCAGGGGGGATGGCGTCCCCCAGTACACAACACTTCCCCACCGCCCCGTCCCCTTCCCTCCAGCAGGGATTCCCCAGTACGTCCTCACCATCCCTACCCCAGGGGTTCGCAAGAAACTCATCCCCAGCCATCCAGAACAACTTCCCGACGACATCCTCTCCGGCTGTTCCACCTAACTACCCTGCTACCTCCTCCCCGGCTGTTCCACCTAACTTCCCACCTTCCTCCTCCCCCATGCAGCAAGGGTTTCCGCCCAGCTCCTCCCCTGCGATGCAGCTCCCTACCAGTACCCAATCCATGCATCCGGGATTCCCCGCGACCTCCGCGTCCGGCATGCCTCCCGGCTTCCCTCCTTCGTCCGGCGCCGGGCCTCACTTCCAACCCCCATCCTCGGTTGCCATGCAACAGCCAGGCTTCCCGggtatgcccggccacggcaACATGACCCAAAACTTCCCTAACAACCCCTCCCCTTCGTACCAACAAGCCATGAGCGGTTCATCCGCATCCCCCATGCACACTCCCTTCTCCAACGCTCCCTCCCCCACCATGCAGCAGAACTTCCCTCGCACCTCTCAATCTCAATCCCAACCCCCCATCCCGCAAAACTTCCAATCCCCCTTCCCTAACCGGCCCCCTCAACCCGGGATGCAGCAGTTCTCCAACCACTCACAAATGTTTCCCAACCTCCCTCCCAACGCTCAGTCCCCGTTCCCTAACCAACGTTTCCCCAACCCTAACTCTGCCCAACCACCCTTCCCCATGACGTCCTCCCCCTCGCAGCAGCCACAGTTCCCTAACATGTCACAGCAGCAGAGATTCCCTCCGTCCTCTTCGCCTAACTTCCAGTCCCCGTTCCCTAACTCCTCCACTCCTAACTCCTCCATGGCGGCATTCATCAACCAGATGCAGAACTCCGCAGCCAAGGCCATGTCCGCCATGCCGAACGCCAACGTTCCGCCGCAGATGTTGAACATGAGGGAAGGGGGCCCCAGGGGGATGAACGAGGGGCCCAGCCCGCTGGCCAGTCTCAGTAACCAGGTGGGGCAGGTGCCGCAGCCGCCGATGCCACCTGGCATGGGGCAGCAGCGGTCTCCAGGTGCTAACAAACAGCAGGCCATGCCACCTG GTGGAGTAAAGGATGTGCCCTTTGACCCCCCGACGTCGGCGCACAGTTTCCTCCAGGGCCAGGCGGAGTTCCAGTCAGCGTTCCTGCGCTATGTCCAGAGTCAGCAGAGACAGCCCCCTCCCCGTGGGGGGCGTAGGGCGTCACCAGGGGCCGCTTCGTCCCCGGGGATGGCAGGACTCGGACCCAGGGGGGCTCCGACTCCACCTAGACTGCCTGCACCGCAACATGGGATGATGTtcccccaccccgggggacctggGCAAGCCCCTGGGTCAGCTTCCCCTCACCAGCCTACAATGGAACCTCCCCTGGGGCCAGGTGCCCCTCCCACCGGATCAATGGGACCAAATAACGGGACACCAAAAGTGCCTGATAAACTATCAGAGACACCTACGAGCAATACCACAACCCCCCCTGGGGAGGGAACGCCCCTTCCCCTGGGGCATCCCCCTATGGGACCACCACTGGGGCAGAACGGGTCTGCACAGCCACCCCCTGTAACAACTGCACCATCCCCTGGGACAGGTGCACCACCCCTTGGGGCAGCAAGAGCAACACCCCCTGGGGCAGCAGCCGCACCAACCCCTGGGGTAGGAGGACCACCCCCAGGATCAGGAGCACCACCACATGTGACAACAGCACCACCACCTGTGACAGCAGCACCACCCCTAGGGGCAGGAGGACCACCTCCTAGGATGGGAGCACCACTCCCTATACCACCCCCTGGGGCAGCAGCACCACCCCCTGGGGAAGCATCACCACCCCCTGGGGCAGGAGGACCATCCCCCAGGGGCTCAAACCTCTCCCCCAGGATGGCAGCACCAATGTCTCAGAGTTCCTCCCCTACTGCAGGGAAGACACCAGGCCCAG ATACCAGTCAACAAAACCAGTCTCTACCagatccatccatccaaaacCAGTCTCAGCCAGATCAGGCTGAAAAGTCTGGGCCAGCAGGTGACAACACAGCCTCACCAGCTGCGCAGACACCTGCAGAAACATCACACGGTCAGCCGCAGGTCCCGTCAGAGCTGCCAGGGGGAAACGGAACTGCGCCGAGGACTGCGGCAGAACCCGAAAAACCCAGTTCAGCTTCTCAGCAACCGGTTACACATG AGTCTGTCCCAGTGAGCTCCACAGAGACCCCATGTTCAACGGATGGCCCTGTACAAAGTGTTGCTTCTTCTCAACAAAGCACAGAGGTCAAG AAAGTGGAGGAAAAAACCCCAACAGCAGAGACTGGTAACAAAGATCTCCCCCCAGCAGGTGAGACAGGAACTGCAGGACCAACACAACAGGCAGGGAAGGACTCAGAAACAACAGCTGCAGTACAGAAGGATCAGCCAGGTGGCGCTGAAAGTTCTAGCACTGCAAACGAAAACCCTGGTCAACCTGCCTCAGACAGTACACCTGGAGCAG atgaaaagaaagaagaagaaaaagccCCAGAAGTCCCACCTCCATCTCAGGAGCCGACGGCCAAGAAACGGGAGTTACCTAAAGATCTAG aAGAGAAGGGCCCCTCTCCACACAAGCAGAGCAAGTCGTAG